The uncultured Ilyobacter sp. genome has a segment encoding these proteins:
- a CDS encoding rubrerythrin, which produces MSIKGTKTEKNLLKAFAGESQARMRYTFFAERAKEEGYEQIAELFLETAENEKEHARRFFSFLDRGTNLEIDAAYPAGYVANTLKNLKMAAVGEHEEHSELYPTFAKIAQEEGFPEVAAVFRLISKVEIEHENRYLKLAGNIEKNMVFEREDKVRWKCRKCGYVHEGKLALETCPVCNAPKAFFELKESDY; this is translated from the coding sequence ATGTCAATCAAAGGAACCAAAACTGAAAAAAATCTTTTAAAGGCTTTTGCAGGGGAATCCCAGGCAAGAATGAGATATACTTTTTTTGCTGAAAGAGCCAAGGAAGAAGGGTACGAACAAATAGCGGAACTTTTCTTAGAAACAGCGGAAAATGAAAAAGAGCACGCCAGGAGGTTTTTCTCATTTTTAGACAGAGGGACCAACTTAGAGATAGATGCTGCCTATCCTGCTGGTTATGTTGCTAACACCCTGAAAAATCTAAAAATGGCCGCTGTTGGAGAGCATGAAGAGCACTCTGAACTTTATCCTACTTTTGCAAAAATAGCTCAGGAGGAGGGATTCCCCGAAGTTGCTGCTGTTTTCAGACTGATCTCAAAGGTAGAAATAGAGCATGAAAACAGATATTTAAAATTGGCCGGAAATATTGAAAAAAATATGGTATTTGAAAGAGAAGATAAGGTTCGTTGGAAATGCAGAAAATGCGGATATGTACACGAGGGGAAACTCGCTCTTGAGACTTGTCCCGTATGTAATGCCCCAAAGGCCTTTTTTGAACTAAAAGAATCTGATTACTAA
- a CDS encoding rubredoxin translates to MEKWVCVVCGYVYDPEVGDPDSGVEPGTKFEDIPEEWVCPLCGVGKDQFEKA, encoded by the coding sequence ATGGAAAAATGGGTATGTGTTGTATGTGGATATGTATATGATCCTGAGGTAGGAGATCCTGATTCTGGTGTAGAGCCTGGTACAAAATTTGAAGATATCCCTGAAGAGTGGGTATGTCCACTTTGCGGAGTCGGAAAAGATCAGTTTGAGAAAGCATAG
- a CDS encoding 5'-nucleotidase C-terminal domain-containing protein: MKKRFYMLLGTALLLALTACSGGDIKEDKEVSIKKPKDFSLVVAHINDTHGRIEEGKYDGMGFTRISTVLKDLRKENDNVLFLDAGDTIHGTTFATLSEGESVVEILNYMKLDASTPGNHDFNYGKDRLKEIEKLADYEILGANVVTENGGKFIEPYIIKDMNGVSIGVFGIATPETAYKTNPKNVDGIIFGDPVEYSKKSVQELKSKGADFIIALTHLGMDQSTKDGLKSTDIAKSVEGIGLIIDGHSHTTLEDGVVVNKTTIVQTGEYGKNMGIVDIKVENGVTTINPRLISKEEALGKIIEREIAMEITERLKVNEDYLIKKGDTLSEISYSTKVPVTELASINGISNVDLIYKGNTLMVPVEKNVTKRATQVEKVTMGGIEKDPQLEKLIDSIKAEQKKITHVKIGETPVSLNGEREFVRTGETNLANMITEAMLWKTGAEIALTNGGGIRASIPAGEITVGDIISVLPFGNYVVTKEMGGSEVIGALEHGISDYPATTGAFPQIAGMKVQFDPSRAPGERIVAVTMDSGEELLPDSVYLVATNDFIAAGGDDYKMFKGKPEAGNFEGLDEILMDYIKTKGITEMEKDGRISVNK; encoded by the coding sequence ATGAAAAAAAGATTTTATATGCTTTTAGGAACAGCTTTATTACTTGCTCTGACAGCATGCAGTGGCGGAGATATCAAAGAAGATAAAGAAGTATCCATAAAAAAACCAAAAGATTTTAGTCTTGTAGTGGCACACATCAACGACACCCATGGAAGAATAGAAGAGGGGAAATACGATGGGATGGGATTTACTAGAATTTCAACGGTATTAAAGGATCTCAGAAAAGAAAACGATAATGTTCTTTTTCTTGATGCTGGAGACACTATACACGGAACAACATTTGCAACTTTATCTGAGGGAGAGTCTGTGGTAGAGATACTAAATTATATGAAACTAGATGCAAGCACTCCTGGGAATCATGACTTTAACTACGGGAAGGACAGACTAAAAGAGATAGAAAAACTTGCAGATTATGAAATTCTAGGGGCTAATGTGGTTACTGAGAATGGTGGTAAATTTATTGAGCCTTATATTATAAAAGATATGAACGGAGTAAGTATAGGGGTTTTTGGGATAGCTACTCCAGAAACTGCCTATAAAACCAACCCTAAAAATGTGGATGGAATAATATTTGGCGACCCTGTGGAATACTCAAAAAAATCTGTTCAAGAGTTAAAATCTAAAGGTGCAGATTTTATAATAGCACTGACTCATCTTGGTATGGATCAAAGTACAAAAGATGGCCTTAAGAGCACAGACATAGCTAAGTCAGTAGAAGGTATTGGTCTTATTATTGACGGACACAGCCATACAACATTAGAAGATGGAGTGGTAGTCAATAAAACGACCATTGTACAGACAGGTGAATACGGCAAAAACATGGGGATAGTTGATATAAAGGTTGAAAACGGAGTGACTACCATAAACCCTAGATTGATAAGTAAGGAAGAGGCTCTAGGTAAAATCATTGAAAGAGAGATAGCCATGGAAATAACCGAAAGGCTGAAGGTCAATGAGGATTATCTTATAAAAAAGGGAGATACTCTTTCTGAAATATCATATTCTACAAAAGTTCCTGTGACCGAGCTGGCTTCAATAAATGGAATAAGTAATGTAGATCTGATATACAAGGGAAATACACTAATGGTTCCAGTGGAAAAAAATGTAACTAAAAGAGCAACCCAAGTGGAAAAAGTAACAATGGGAGGAATAGAAAAGGATCCCCAGCTTGAAAAATTAATTGACAGTATAAAAGCTGAACAGAAAAAAATAACTCATGTAAAAATAGGAGAAACTCCTGTGTCTTTAAATGGAGAGAGAGAGTTTGTGAGGACAGGAGAAACTAATCTTGCCAATATGATAACAGAAGCAATGCTCTGGAAGACAGGTGCCGAGATAGCCTTAACAAACGGTGGAGGTATAAGAGCCTCTATACCTGCAGGTGAAATAACAGTGGGAGATATAATCTCAGTTCTTCCTTTTGGAAACTATGTAGTTACCAAGGAGATGGGGGGAAGTGAGGTTATAGGGGCACTAGAACACGGTATATCAGATTACCCTGCTACCACGGGTGCATTTCCTCAGATAGCTGGAATGAAGGTGCAATTTGACCCTTCTAGGGCTCCAGGTGAAAGAATAGTTGCGGTGACAATGGATAGCGGTGAGGAACTTCTTCCTGATTCAGTTTATCTAGTGGCTACCAACGACTTTATAGCTGCAGGAGGAGATGATTATAAGATGTTCAAAGGTAAACCTGAAGCTGGTAATTTTGAGGGTCTTGACGAAATTCTTATGGATTACATAAAGACTAAAGGGATAACAGAGATGGAAAAAGACGGCAGAATAAGTGTGAATAAATAA
- a CDS encoding rubredoxin translates to MEKWVCVVCGYVYDPEVGDPDSGVEPGTKFEDIPEEWVCPLCGVGKDQFEKA, encoded by the coding sequence ATGGAAAAATGGGTATGTGTTGTGTGTGGATATGTATATGATCCTGAGGTAGGAGATCCTGATTCTGGTGTAGAACCTGGTACAAAATTTGAGGATATCCCTGAAGAGTGGGTATGTCCACTTTGCGGAGTTGGAAAAGATCAGTTTGAGAAAGCATAA
- a CDS encoding glycosyltransferase family 2 protein produces MELSVGIITFNEEKILPVTLKAASKVADEIVIVDSNSSDKTVEIAKNFGAKVYDEEWKGFGPQKNSVIEKCSGEWILLIDADEELSEELIIKINEIKKGTYDHQVYQINRCSVCFGKELKHGGWSNQYATRLWKKDSVKVSENLVHEDYITDLEIGKIKEKINHYSYITMKDYFDRFNRYTTLGAEEYYRRGKKSGILKIILNPMYKFFRMYFLRLGFLDGIEGFVIACTSSMYSMVKYFKLREIYRNGSYVENKKS; encoded by the coding sequence ATGGAACTATCCGTTGGAATAATAACATTTAATGAAGAAAAAATACTTCCGGTAACTCTAAAAGCCGCCAGTAAGGTGGCTGATGAGATAGTGATTGTAGACAGCAACAGCAGCGATAAAACTGTGGAAATAGCCAAAAATTTCGGAGCCAAAGTCTACGACGAAGAATGGAAGGGATTTGGTCCTCAGAAAAATTCTGTCATTGAAAAATGCAGCGGAGAGTGGATACTGCTTATCGATGCCGATGAAGAACTCTCTGAAGAGCTTATAATAAAAATAAACGAGATAAAAAAGGGAACTTATGATCACCAGGTCTACCAGATAAACAGATGCTCTGTATGCTTTGGAAAAGAGCTGAAACACGGTGGATGGAGCAATCAGTATGCCACGAGACTCTGGAAAAAAGACAGCGTTAAAGTGAGTGAAAACCTGGTTCATGAAGATTATATAACAGACCTTGAAATAGGAAAAATAAAAGAAAAAATAAACCACTACTCCTATATCACAATGAAAGATTACTTCGACAGATTCAACAGATATACAACTTTGGGGGCAGAAGAATATTACCGAAGAGGAAAAAAGTCCGGAATTTTAAAAATAATTTTAAACCCCATGTATAAATTTTTCAGGATGTATTTTTTAAGGCTGGGATTTTTAGACGGTATAGAGGGATTTGTCATAGCCTGTACCAGTTCAATGTATTCCATGGTGAAATATTTTAAGCTGAGAGAGATATACCGAAACGGATCCTATGTGGAAAATAAAAAAAGCTAA
- the waaF gene encoding lipopolysaccharide heptosyltransferase II, with translation MKILIIHTAFIGDIVLSTPLIKKLKEKYPDSSITYVTTPVGSAILRNNPNLSEIIEYDKRGEHKGLKGLFLLGKRLKYKNFDMIITPHRYLRSSLLTWLTGAPIRVGYDNCAGKLFFTKKVHYDKSKHEVEKLLSFVEDKNNKYYGIEIFPGKAEKSRVDEIWSENHLENKKIVAIAPGSKWFTKQWPLEYFNNLIENLSKREDTAIILIGGREELLLNIKETDKTVNLIGKTSLLEVAEVTRRSHVVLTNDSSPIHIASAWKDTHIIAIFGATVRELGFYPWSKNSQIIENTGLPCRPCGLHGGKKCPKGHFKCMLDLKPAMVLEKIEEKLDKITV, from the coding sequence ATGAAAATTTTGATTATACATACGGCCTTTATAGGGGACATTGTCCTATCTACACCTCTCATTAAAAAACTCAAAGAAAAATATCCAGACAGCAGCATAACCTATGTCACGACTCCTGTAGGATCAGCTATCCTTAGAAACAATCCAAATTTATCTGAAATAATAGAGTATGATAAAAGGGGAGAGCACAAAGGACTCAAGGGGCTTTTTCTTTTGGGTAAAAGACTGAAATACAAAAATTTTGATATGATCATCACCCCACATAGATATCTCAGAAGTTCCCTGCTAACTTGGCTAACAGGTGCCCCTATTAGAGTGGGATATGACAATTGCGCAGGTAAATTATTTTTTACCAAAAAGGTACACTATGACAAGAGTAAGCATGAAGTTGAAAAACTCCTCTCCTTTGTTGAGGATAAAAATAATAAATACTACGGAATAGAGATTTTCCCAGGAAAAGCCGAGAAAAGCAGAGTAGATGAAATCTGGTCTGAAAACCATCTAGAAAACAAAAAAATTGTTGCTATTGCTCCTGGAAGTAAATGGTTTACCAAACAATGGCCTCTAGAATATTTTAATAATCTAATTGAAAACCTTTCCAAAAGAGAGGACACGGCTATCATCCTTATAGGGGGACGGGAAGAACTTCTCCTCAACATAAAAGAGACCGATAAGACAGTCAACTTGATAGGAAAAACCTCCCTTCTAGAAGTTGCAGAAGTTACAAGGAGATCTCATGTGGTTTTGACCAACGACTCCTCCCCTATACACATAGCCTCCGCCTGGAAAGATACTCATATTATAGCCATTTTTGGTGCTACCGTTAGAGAACTTGGATTCTACCCTTGGTCCAAAAATAGCCAGATAATAGAAAATACAGGACTTCCGTGCAGACCCTGCGGACTCCATGGAGGAAAAAAATGCCCTAAGGGACATTTTAAATGTATGCTTGATCTGAAACCTGCTATGGTATTGGAAAAGATCGAAGAAAAACTAGATAAAATAACTGTTTAA
- a CDS encoding glycosyltransferase family 9 protein: MEIKRIIVSRTDKIGDLVLSIPSFYMLRKMYPQAEITVLVRKYNYEIVKNLPYINRVIKIDDFRQKELIEKIKHFRADVFIALYNDSFVSKLAKASKAKWRIGPISKLSSIFAYNKGIRQRRSLSIKNEAEYNLDLIKKLDGKLFDENYEINNSVFLEERHKRAAEVFIKENSIEGKILVINPFMGGSAKNISDEEYADLIKTVKKKIPALNVVLTCHISEEERGEKIIEKIKEDNIFLFANGGDLLNLAAVISKADLYLGGSTGPTHIAASMKRNIVAIYPNKKTQHPVRWGVFGWNNAQYIIPDKDNPKEDYSHKYFDSYNNEIKNSIADIIVDKLKKNEVDR; this comes from the coding sequence GTGGAAATAAAACGAATAATAGTATCTAGAACAGATAAAATAGGGGATTTAGTTCTTTCCATCCCCAGTTTTTATATGCTCAGAAAAATGTATCCCCAGGCTGAAATAACAGTTCTCGTGAGAAAATACAATTATGAGATAGTAAAAAATCTACCTTACATAAATCGTGTAATAAAAATAGATGATTTCAGACAGAAGGAACTAATAGAAAAAATCAAGCATTTTAGGGCGGATGTCTTTATAGCTCTATACAATGACAGTTTTGTGTCTAAACTTGCCAAGGCCAGTAAGGCTAAATGGAGAATTGGGCCCATATCAAAATTAAGTTCTATTTTCGCATACAACAAAGGAATACGTCAGAGAAGATCTCTTTCTATAAAAAATGAGGCCGAATACAACCTCGATCTTATAAAAAAACTCGATGGAAAACTATTCGATGAAAATTATGAAATAAATAACTCTGTATTTTTAGAGGAGAGACATAAAAGAGCAGCAGAGGTATTTATAAAAGAAAACAGTATAGAGGGTAAAATTCTTGTGATAAACCCATTTATGGGAGGTTCTGCCAAAAATATTTCTGATGAGGAGTATGCTGACCTTATAAAAACAGTAAAGAAAAAAATACCAGCTCTAAATGTTGTTCTTACATGCCATATATCTGAAGAAGAGAGAGGCGAAAAGATAATTGAAAAAATTAAAGAAGACAATATATTTCTATTTGCAAATGGCGGTGACCTCTTGAATCTTGCGGCGGTAATATCAAAAGCTGATTTGTATTTGGGAGGATCAACTGGCCCTACACATATAGCGGCGTCTATGAAAAGAAATATTGTAGCCATATATCCAAATAAAAAAACACAGCATCCTGTCAGATGGGGAGTCTTTGGATGGAATAATGCTCAGTATATCATACCAGACAAAGATAACCCAAAGGAAGACTACTCTCACAAATATTTCGACAGCTACAATAACGAAATTAAAAATTCCATTGCGGATATTATCGTTGATAAATTAAAGAAAAATGAGGTGGATAGATGA
- a CDS encoding rubredoxin: MEKWACVVCGYVYDSVIGDPDAGIEVGTAFEAIPEDWICPLCGVGKDHFEKI, from the coding sequence ATGGAAAAATGGGCGTGTGTTGTCTGTGGTTACGTGTATGATTCTGTAATAGGTGATCCTGACGCGGGTATAGAGGTAGGAACAGCATTTGAGGCTATCCCTGAAGATTGGATATGTCCACTTTGTGGAGTGGGAAAAGACCACTTTGAAAAAATATAA
- a CDS encoding lytic transglycosylase domain-containing protein: MKKTKLYPYPHMKNSNKDNMKLISVLLFLVLTVLLLFNLHKKEIAIESLKNEILQIQLNENENEKQYMEKEMQYMKKLKNNETLIEKQKNEIEELEEFKLILEKVKEISKGNVDEKEALAVAKALYDVHGETGIGWEILASIIMVESSYRPDIISNDPSYGLMQLTYNVGRDIGKKMDKKKIVKNDLLDIERNIYYGAYYLLKQIIYFSNVSDGIMAYNLGAGRVNKLKDEYRGKLESKYLKKVKKYYRGIKN; this comes from the coding sequence ATGAAGAAGACTAAACTATATCCATATCCTCATATGAAAAATTCAAATAAGGATAATATGAAATTAATTTCGGTTTTATTGTTTCTTGTGCTCACAGTGCTTCTCCTCTTTAACCTTCACAAAAAAGAGATAGCAATAGAGAGCCTAAAAAACGAGATCCTTCAAATTCAGCTGAATGAAAATGAAAATGAAAAACAATACATGGAAAAAGAGATGCAGTATATGAAAAAACTTAAAAATAATGAAACACTCATTGAAAAACAGAAAAATGAAATTGAAGAACTTGAAGAATTTAAGCTCATTCTTGAGAAGGTAAAAGAGATAAGCAAGGGAAATGTAGATGAAAAAGAAGCTTTGGCCGTAGCCAAAGCTCTTTATGATGTTCACGGTGAAACCGGAATAGGGTGGGAGATCCTCGCCTCTATAATAATGGTAGAGAGCAGTTACAGGCCGGATATCATTTCAAACGATCCTTCCTATGGTCTTATGCAGCTTACCTATAACGTCGGCAGAGATATCGGTAAAAAAATGGATAAAAAAAAAATAGTTAAAAATGACCTGTTAGATATCGAGAGAAATATCTATTACGGAGCCTATTATCTTTTAAAACAGATTATCTATTTCTCAAATGTTTCTGATGGAATAATGGCATATAATCTAGGAGCCGGTCGTGTAAATAAGCTAAAGGATGAATACAGGGGAAAACTAGAATCAAAATATCTTAAAAAGGTTAAAAAATACTATAGGGGAATCAAAAATTGA